From the Equus caballus isolate H_3958 breed thoroughbred chromosome 9, TB-T2T, whole genome shotgun sequence genome, the window AGCCCTGGGGCCTCCCTACCTGTCTGTTGAAGTACAGGAAGCCTCGGGGGCAGTTAACATTGTGGAATGGAGCAAAGGAGTCAATGGGGCCATCAATGCCCATGGGGTGCAGCCGCAGGGCCCCTCGGCCGGTCACCAGGAGCCAGTGGGGTGAGGGGCCACAGATGAATACCTGGGGGAGGGCACCATGAAGAGGCTGCTGGGAACAGGCCCCATCTGCCCCCCTCTGGACTCCCGTCAAGCCACCAGCCTACCCCCGAGTAGCCATAAATGTCCTCAAAGTAGCGGAACCGCGCCACGCGGCCGCGGGCCCCAACACCCTCCTCGGCGCCGCCGCCTTCTGCCTTCTTCTTGGACGGCTTTGGCTTCTTCTCACGGAAGTTGATGTTGTGGGGGACCTGGGGCAGGGGCTGCCGTCAGGGCCAGattctcccctgcccctccctcagccccgcCCAGCTCGGctcggcccggcccggccccggcaCCTTCTTAAAGCGGACTTTGAGGTTCCCCTGGCCGAGCTGCGAGTCGTGGGGGAAGGCCTCGTAGATGAGCAGCTCCTGGTCCACGTGCACCTGGGGGGCAGCGTGGGGTCGTCAGGGAGGTGGCTGCAGTGTGTGGCCacggggggcagggaggggtcagTGAGGGGTGGCCACTGGCCTGTGCTCACCAGCAGGTAAGGCCTGCTCTGGCGGCTCCCCAGTGCCACCAGCAGCACCTCCTTGACGAGGGGCAGCTCGCCCTGGCGCGTGGCCTCCTCCTTTCGGGCCTCGCCCTGTGTGGTCGGCTGACCGAAGGAACTGTCTACCAGGACCCGCTGCCCCACGGGAAAGTTCTTCACCAAGAACACCAGCCGCCAGTCAGGGAGCTGGTAGATCTGTGGGGGGAGTGGGGTTAGCAGGGGcaggtggggttgggggcaggaAGCTGCGCTGGGCACAGGGCGCCACCCACCTCCATGGTTCCGTTCTCCCGCACCAGCAGACACCAGTGGGTGGGGTCGGCCCGGAAGGGGGTGGGGTCCCGGTCTGCAGGGGGCTGGCTGCTCCTGCGGGCCTCCTCCTTGCTGGGGCTGAAGAGGGAGCCCGAGTCCCCGTACAGCATCTCCTCCTCATCATCCACTGTGGGGCTGGGGGCCGGCAGACTCGTCACAGGCAGCCTGCCGCAGAAGCCCAGCCCTGGCCTGCACCCCGGCCCTCCACGCACCTGGTCTCCGAGCCCTGGCCCTCCGCCTCCAAGCCACTGCGGCCCCCCAGCTCATCGCGGGCCCCTCCCAGGCGGCTCTCGGTGGTGAACATGCCGCTGACATCACGGTACACGCAGAGCGTGATCACCTTGGACTGCTGCAGGGACGGGGGCAGGGGTCAGTAGTGGGCACGGACAACGACCCCAGGCcccagggatggaggagggggccTACGTGGTGCAGCGGGGGTTTGTGCAGCGCCAGGCGGTGGTGGCGGCCCCCATATGAGTCGCTCTTGAGCAGGAACATGGTGACATGGCCCTCAGCACTCATGATAACCACGTAGGGGTCGGCCACAGCACACTGCACGATGGGGGAACCCAGGTCCACGGGGATGAAGTGCAGCTGGTTCACTGAGGGCACAGGACGGTCAGCACAGGGTAATCAGCATGTACCACCCGCGGACACCGGCTCTCCCGCCCAGCCCACCTCCTTCCAACAGGCGGATGCCGAGCGGCGACACTTGCACGATGTAGCGATTGTCACCGATATTGCCAGCAAAGACTGTGGGGCCCTGCGTGGCAAAGCCACTGGTGTCCAGCTCCATGATTTCCTGCCCCGTCTGCAGGATCTGTGGGCAACAGTGGGTGAGGTGCACTCCTCACCTGGGGGAACCCTGCCCCACACTGCCAGACCCCCACCCCTCACCATAGTGGAGTCTTCCCGGCTCAGAATAAGGAACCCATGTCTTCGCCCGTCATCATCTGCTTCAGGAGCGCTGGGCTCCTGCTCTGTCCCCTCACCCTTGGGGGTCTCCTCCTGTGAAGGCAAAAAGAGCAGGAAGCCCACTGCCCAGCCAGGCATGCTTGGAGACAAGGGGAGACTCTCAACCCGGACAGACCCCACGGCCAAGTCAGCGCAAGCCAGCAGATGCAGTGCCTCAACCGGCACAGCAGAGCCCTGTCCCGGGCCCAGCTGCCTCCAGGCAGCCCCCACACAGTCCGCAGGGAGGGCAGTGAGGGGTCATCCGCCCCCTTGGGGCCTCCCTGACAGCCCAGATGTTCCTACCTGCTCCTTCCGTACAGGGGCGATGACCGTCCACATGTCATAGCAGCCAGGAAGTTCAAAGGTTGTCACCACCTGGGGCCGGATGCTCTTCTGGAATGACAATGGGGGTATCAGCCCACCCAGGTTGCACCTAGGAGGCGCCAACCCCACCCAACCCCACACACCTGCAGCACTGACAGGGCCCCATTCTTCCCGTAACCGGAGCACACCACGATCTCCAAGTCTGGCTCGGGGCTGTTCTGAAACTGCACAGGGGCTTGGGGTGAGGACGGGACTCCGCCACTGTGTGAACACcatccccctcctcttcccctcaccGCAGGCACCTCTTCAGAGAGGAAGGCGGGCTCGCCCATGGCCGCGTTAGCACAGGGTCCGATGTTGAGGATGCTGTCACACACCTGCAGGCACAGCAGTGGTAAGGCGGGCTGGCCAGGGTGGGGGTGCCCCCTCTGTGCCCAGCCTCACCTCAAAGGAGTAAGTGGCCAGCTGTGTGCCAGACTGGGCCTCGCTGCCGTACACCTCGATCTCATCCACCTCGTCCTGTGGCACCGACTTGCCCCCTGCAGCACGTGGAGAGCCTGTCTGAGCCCACCCTGGTCACCCAGCCCTCGGCCCTCCCcatccagccccagccctcaccTGACCAGCCCACTGTGGAGTCCACTCGCTTCTTCTTTGAGGGAGGCTCTTCCTgtgaggcaggagggagcagtgAGCAGCCCTCTGAGGCACCCCTGCTCAAGGGGTAGTGTCCTGACAGGCCCCAGGCACCTACCTTCTCAGCGGCCTCGCGGACAGCACTGGCTGGGGGCTCCTGCAGCTTCTCCGTGTACTTGAGGAGGAGGGAGTTGCCCAGGCGAGAGCCAAGGAACAGGTACCCGGGCTCCATGGTAACCATCTGAGGGTGGGTCGGCAGTGAGGGTGGGGCCAGGCCCAAACCCAGGGCCCCCCACCTAGTCCCAACTCACACTGGTGGTGAGGACACTGGCGGCAGCCTTGTCGAAGTGGAAGGCGCGGACGCTACGCATGCCATCGGTGATGAGGGTCAGCACGTAGCTGCCGGGAGTGGGGACActgagctgggggcagggctcACCAGGGAGGGATGCTGAGGGGGCAGGGCTCACTGGGGGGACACCGAGCTGGGCATAGGGGTGCTGAGGGGGCAAGGCTTACTGAAGGTGGGGAGAACTCACATCTCGCCACCCTTGAGGGAGATGACCATCTTGTCATAGGAGATGAAGGCCGCCTGGGCACAGTCGAGAGTGATCCGCACGCCCTCCTGGGTGCCTGGGCAGGACAGTCAGAGGGACTCACTAAgtgccccatccctgccccccagacccacccctcagccctgcccccacccacacTCACGCAGGGGGAAGGCAGTGGTGCCGGTGGTGAGGCTGTTGAGAGCCACGCCGTATGGAGGGACACTCTGGTTCAGGTACAGCAGTGAGTTGACAGCAAAGACCACCACCCCACCTGAAGGTGGACACACAGGTAGGTGAGGCACAGTGCCCTCCATACtaccacccccccacacacacgcaGCCCTCACCTATGGGCTTGGGCACAGCAAGGGCCTGGGTGCAGTCGAAGGGCAGGCTGGTGAGGGACCAGATGACAGGGTGGACCTTCTGCGTGATGTTCAGTGAAATGGCCACGATGGAACACGTGTCCTGCCGCACAGCCACCCGCCTGGGGCCACAGCAGGTGGGTCAGTCAGGGGGCCAATCACAGTGCTCCAAGGGCTGGGTGGCAGGGTCCTGACCCCACTAGGACCCGCCTCAGCATCTCCCTTCCCTGAGCAGGCCCCGCCCCAGGTTGAGGCAGCTGCAGCCCACAGCAGAGGCCCCTCACCCAGGCCAGGTCTGGTTGGGCTCGAACAGGATGAGCAGGGTGGGCTCGTAGTAGCCGTGCAGGAACTGCAGGTCAACAATGTTGAGAAGCTTCTCGTCCAGGGCCCGCACGTCGATGATGTAGCTGGGCAGGAAGCTGGACCTCTGCCTGGTGGGCAAGGGGCTTCAGTGGCCAGAGGggtgcagggaggagggaagttgggctcag encodes:
- the CPSF1 gene encoding cleavage and polyadenylation specificity factor subunit 1 isoform X2, translated to MSMASVQLAGAKRDALLLSFKDAKLSVVEYDPGTHDLKTLSLHYFEEPELRDGFVQNVHTPRVRVDPDGRCAAMLIYGTRLVVLPFRRESLAEEHEGLMGEGQRSSFLPSYIIDVRALDEKLLNIVDLQFLHGYYEPTLLILFEPNQTWPGRVAVRQDTCSIVAISLNITQKVHPVIWSLTSLPFDCTQALAVPKPIGGVVVFAVNSLLYLNQSVPPYGVALNSLTTGTTAFPLRTQEGVRITLDCAQAAFISYDKMVISLKGGEIYVLTLITDGMRSVRAFHFDKAAASVLTTSMVTMEPGYLFLGSRLGNSLLLKYTEKLQEPPASAVREAAEKEEPPSKKKRVDSTVGWSGGKSVPQDEVDEIEVYGSEAQSGTQLATYSFEVCDSILNIGPCANAAMGEPAFLSEEFQNSPEPDLEIVVCSGYGKNGALSVLQKSIRPQVVTTFELPGCYDMWTVIAPVRKEQEETPKGEGTEQEPSAPEADDDGRRHGFLILSREDSTMILQTGQEIMELDTSGFATQGPTVFAGNIGDNRYIVQVSPLGIRLLEGVNQLHFIPVDLGSPIVQCAVADPYVVIMSAEGHVTMFLLKSDSYGGRHHRLALHKPPLHHQSKVITLCVYRDVSGMFTTESRLGGARDELGGRSGLEAEGQGSETSPTVDDEEEMLYGDSGSLFSPSKEEARRSSQPPADRDPTPFRADPTHWCLLVRENGTMEIYQLPDWRLVFLVKNFPVGQRVLVDSSFGQPTTQGEARKEEATRQGELPLVKEVLLVALGSRQSRPYLLVHVDQELLIYEAFPHDSQLGQGNLKVRFKKVPHNINFREKKPKPSKKKAEGGGAEEGVGARGRVARFRYFEDIYGYSGVFICGPSPHWLLVTGRGALRLHPMGIDGPIDSFAPFHNVNCPRGFLYFNRQGELRISVLPAYLSYDAPWPVRKIPLRCTAHYVAYHVESKVYAVATSTNTPCTRIPRMTGEEKEFETIERDDRYIHPQQEAFSIQLISPVSWEAIPNARIELEEWEHVTCMKTVSLRSEETVSGLKGYVAAGTCLMQGEEVTCRGRILIMDVIEVVPEPGQPLTKNKFKVLYEKEQKGPVTALCHCNGHLVSAIGQKIFLWSLRASELTGMAFIDTQLYIHQMISVKNFILAADVMKSISLLRYQEESKTLSLVSRDAKPLEVYSVDFMVDNAQLGFLVSDRDRNLMVYMYLPEAKESFGGMRLLRRADFHVGAHVNTFWRTPCRGAAEGPSKKSVVWENKHITWFATLDGGIGLLLPMQEKTYRRLLMLQNALTTMLPHHAGLNPRAFRMLHVDRRILQNAVRNVLDGELLNRYLYLSTMERGELAKKIGTTPDIILDDLLETDRVTAHF
- the CPSF1 gene encoding cleavage and polyadenylation specificity factor subunit 1 isoform X1, with protein sequence MYAVYKQAHPPTGLEFSMYCNFFNNSERNLVVAGTSQLYVYRLNRDAEAPTKNDRNAEGKAHREHREKLELVASFSFFGNVMSMASVQLAGAKRDALLLSFKDAKLSVVEYDPGTHDLKTLSLHYFEEPELRDGFVQNVHTPRVRVDPDGRCAAMLIYGTRLVVLPFRRESLAEEHEGLMGEGQRSSFLPSYIIDVRALDEKLLNIVDLQFLHGYYEPTLLILFEPNQTWPGRVAVRQDTCSIVAISLNITQKVHPVIWSLTSLPFDCTQALAVPKPIGGVVVFAVNSLLYLNQSVPPYGVALNSLTTGTTAFPLRTQEGVRITLDCAQAAFISYDKMVISLKGGEIYVLTLITDGMRSVRAFHFDKAAASVLTTSMVTMEPGYLFLGSRLGNSLLLKYTEKLQEPPASAVREAAEKEEPPSKKKRVDSTVGWSGGKSVPQDEVDEIEVYGSEAQSGTQLATYSFEVCDSILNIGPCANAAMGEPAFLSEEFQNSPEPDLEIVVCSGYGKNGALSVLQKSIRPQVVTTFELPGCYDMWTVIAPVRKEQEETPKGEGTEQEPSAPEADDDGRRHGFLILSREDSTMILQTGQEIMELDTSGFATQGPTVFAGNIGDNRYIVQVSPLGIRLLEGVNQLHFIPVDLGSPIVQCAVADPYVVIMSAEGHVTMFLLKSDSYGGRHHRLALHKPPLHHQSKVITLCVYRDVSGMFTTESRLGGARDELGGRSGLEAEGQGSETSPTVDDEEEMLYGDSGSLFSPSKEEARRSSQPPADRDPTPFRADPTHWCLLVRENGTMEIYQLPDWRLVFLVKNFPVGQRVLVDSSFGQPTTQGEARKEEATRQGELPLVKEVLLVALGSRQSRPYLLVHVDQELLIYEAFPHDSQLGQGNLKVRFKKVPHNINFREKKPKPSKKKAEGGGAEEGVGARGRVARFRYFEDIYGYSGVFICGPSPHWLLVTGRGALRLHPMGIDGPIDSFAPFHNVNCPRGFLYFNRQGELRISVLPAYLSYDAPWPVRKIPLRCTAHYVAYHVESKVYAVATSTNTPCTRIPRMTGEEKEFETIERDDRYIHPQQEAFSIQLISPVSWEAIPNARIELEEWEHVTCMKTVSLRSEETVSGLKGYVAAGTCLMQGEEVTCRGRILIMDVIEVVPEPGQPLTKNKFKVLYEKEQKGPVTALCHCNGHLVSAIGQKIFLWSLRASELTGMAFIDTQLYIHQMISVKNFILAADVMKSISLLRYQEESKTLSLVSRDAKPLEVYSVDFMVDNAQLGFLVSDRDRNLMVYMYLPEAKESFGGMRLLRRADFHVGAHVNTFWRTPCRGAAEGPSKKSVVWENKHITWFATLDGGIGLLLPMQEKTYRRLLMLQNALTTMLPHHAGLNPRAFRMLHVDRRILQNAVRNVLDGELLNRYLYLSTMERGELAKKIGTTPDIILDDLLETDRVTAHF